Proteins from a single region of Persephonella sp.:
- the corA gene encoding magnesium/cobalt transporter CorA, protein MIRLFVREKQNIKIVNVEDLSQKWERTEDVLWVDIISPTDMELEWVSKEFEVEFPSKQETQEIEISSRYFEDEESITINAYFLITSEGEIPYNETVTFILKKHYLITVRYKELKTFKELVKKLMMNPSAYYDGYFVFAGILEIRIDTDADTLEFITREISKLGKIVFTGIDITEEILESISFYEELNMTIRENLIDKQRILSSLLKSYKIPKEVREEIRIMIKDVNSLIEYTTFNFERLDYLQNTFLGLLNIQQNQVIKIFTIMSVIFLPPTLIASIYGMNFQYMPELGWKYGYPFAIFLMIISALIPLLIFKKKGWL, encoded by the coding sequence ATGATAAGACTATTTGTCAGGGAAAAACAGAACATAAAGATCGTTAATGTTGAGGATCTTTCCCAGAAGTGGGAAAGAACTGAAGATGTTTTATGGGTTGATATTATCTCTCCAACAGATATGGAGCTTGAATGGGTTTCAAAAGAGTTTGAGGTTGAGTTTCCCTCAAAACAGGAAACACAGGAAATTGAGATAAGCTCAAGATATTTTGAGGACGAGGAGAGTATAACAATAAATGCATACTTCCTGATAACATCAGAAGGGGAAATACCTTATAACGAAACCGTTACTTTTATACTGAAAAAGCACTATCTTATCACTGTTAGATACAAAGAGCTGAAAACATTTAAAGAACTTGTTAAGAAGTTAATGATGAACCCCAGTGCTTATTACGATGGCTATTTTGTGTTTGCTGGAATACTGGAAATAAGAATTGATACAGATGCAGATACCCTTGAGTTTATAACCCGGGAGATATCAAAATTAGGCAAGATAGTTTTCACAGGAATAGATATAACAGAGGAGATCTTAGAATCTATCTCTTTTTATGAAGAGCTGAACATGACAATCAGAGAAAACCTTATTGATAAGCAGAGGATACTTTCGTCTCTGTTAAAATCATACAAAATCCCGAAAGAGGTAAGGGAAGAAATCAGGATAATGATAAAGGACGTTAACTCTCTTATTGAGTACACAACATTTAATTTTGAGAGGCTTGATTATCTGCAGAACACATTCTTAGGACTTTTGAACATTCAGCAAAATCAAGTGATAAAAATATTCACAATCATGTCCGTTATATTTCTTCCACCTACGCTGATAGCAAGCATATACGGAATGAACTTCCAGTATATGCCAGAACTTGGCTGGAAATACGGATATCCCTTTGCTATCTTTCTTATGATCATTTCAGCATTGATACCTCTACTTATATTCAAGAAAAAAGGCTGGCTGTGA